The Triticum aestivum cultivar Chinese Spring chromosome 7B, IWGSC CS RefSeq v2.1, whole genome shotgun sequence genome window below encodes:
- the LOC123155565 gene encoding ATP synthase subunit 9, mitochondrial-like, with the protein MEVQAQVLRIINKKSKKEQRRKNMTRKVFSRLEMLEGAKSIGVEAATIALAGAAVGIGNVLSSLIHSVARNPSLAKQSFGYAILGFALTEAIALFAPMMAFLISFVFRSHKKS; encoded by the coding sequence ATGGAGGTGCAGGCCCAAGTACTTCGAATCATCAACAAGAAATCCAAGAAAGAACAGCGAAGGAAAAACATGACAAGAAAAGTGTTTTCTCGACTCGAGATGTTAGAAGGTGCTAAATCAATAGGTGTCGAAGCTGCTACAATTGCTTTAGCCGGAGCTGCTGTCGGTATTGGAAACGTCCTCAGTTCTTTGATTCATTCCGTGGCGCGAAATCCATCATTGGCTAAACAATCATTTGGTTATGCCATTTTGGGCTTTGCTCTCACCGAAGCTATTGCATTGTTTGCCCCAATGATGGCCTTTCTGATCTCATTTGTTTTCCGATCGCATAAAAAGTCATGA